In Clarias gariepinus isolate MV-2021 ecotype Netherlands chromosome 21, CGAR_prim_01v2, whole genome shotgun sequence, the sequence tttgagacCATAAAGAAGGCAGAAGAGACACTGACACAAACATACTAGTGGAACTGAGACTACTCTAACATGGTACTAGCAAAGGAAGCTTGGGGTAACCTCAGTAAATAAAACCTTGGGCTCAACATGCTTTTTTATGTTCCAActcttaaatataatattataataacacTAAAGTTCACATTGAGGAGGCGTTTGGGATCCAGCACATACCACTTAATGTATTGAAAAATCTATCAGGTTTCTCAATCACTATAAACTCATTTTACACAACCTACTTTGTAGGCAGATGTATGTGTGCGTTACTGTGTTTTAATGATGTCATGTTGTTTACCTTGTTCAGTaatgtatgcatgcatgcaatCTACTACCCCAAAAAAGGCAATACTTTTAGCATAGTGTCTCAAAAGATAAATGTATTATTCTCCATCTAAGTACACACAGTATGTTTATACATAAACATTGTAAACCAGTTTCTCAGctctggtcctggaggaccacctGCTCTGCACATTTTAATGGGTTTTCCCTGCTCTATAACACccacttcaattcagaaaaggctgttaattagctgattagttaaatcaggtgtgccGGGGAGctaataaaacactaaaatgagCAGGACCAGGGTTGAAAAGCACTGTTATAACAGTTATAAGTTAATCATACTTTTATTTGCATCTTTAACAGTAAAAAATTCAATGAAAATTAGGAACAAAAACTGGCTAGCTGGGATCAGATATATTCTACTTTTGCtctgaaatattaaataaacaatttttataGTAGCAGCGGCAacagtaattataaaataataaactataggTAAGACAGTCtctataaaacatgtttataaAATACATTCTGAGCTTCAATCCCTGAGGTACAGttacatgtgtaaaaatgtaaaaatgggaaAATCATCTGAGCAAGTAAATCTTGGTGTTACTTTACAAAAGGTGAATAACAGCAAAGTAAAAGGTGTGAGTACTCTGTGaatcaatatattaaaaaagagagaggaagaggaagttTTGTAACATATGCTTGGTCATAAATTGAATGTAAAGTGAAGTAAGGTAAGAAAACAGTATGCAATCCTAAATgaagtgtaaaaagaaaaaatattggtTACCAACCATTATTTTAGAggtatttttttagaaaaaaaattggtttttttttaaaccagagcACCGAAAGAAAACCAACCAATATAATATTGTTACATAccataataatgtattatataacattataatgTATAACATTGGataaacatattatataatagttttctttttctgaagtgtgcatacatttttttggctgactctcaTAAAATCTTTTATCCAAACAGGAATCGTGGAGACCAATAgggaccattgtatttatttccactgTTAGGTTAAAAATATATAGGGTCATTCACTAGAAAAAGGCCCAGAATATTGATGTAAATACTGTAATGATTCTCGCTAGGACAAAGCAATTTGAACAAAACAACATACAATGTGCTCCTCAGTATATGGAGCTTTGTCCGTGCCGGAATGACCCTGACTCAGACCGATAAGGTAGGCGCCAGACAGCCATCGCACCGTTTATCGCCGTACCCCTTGACTTCTCGGCTCGGCTTTTTATCAGGATGCTTAATTGGTGTTTAGTCACCAATTTGTTTAGGTGATGTTGGAGTGAATTTGAAAGAAATATTATGTTCCTAACGTTCTCTCAAAAAGTGTTATTCAGAGCATGGTACAGAAATTTGGAAACGACAGGATCATGGAGCGCCATGTCAAATGTGCCTGGTAGAAAATGGAGATCACTTCCAGCATCACATGTAATGTAATCGATTACACATACATCAAGGTatgtagcatttttttatttattttgtttatgatcGCTTCATCATAGTGAGTTTTTACAGAATATTCAGGGCCTCCTTCAAGGGAATCACCCTGTTTTAATTTTCCACTTAAATCATAAAATGCAAGCACTTAAGGAAGATGTTCAGGAACTTCAATTCTTACTTCAAAACTTACAAATTCTATAGtattcattaaacttttttgatATTTCACAGTGTCATGCCTGAACTAGGCACACAACCCCAGAACACAAGACCatcttaatttaaataacaagTAACTAATAGTTTTTAGTTTTGTCACAGCTTATGGATCAGAGTTGAACAAGTCTGCTTGCTTACTGGTCCAGGATTCAAAGCCAATGCCCAGATCAGGCTTTGCTAAATCTTTTTCTTCCTCGGACACACTGACAGGAAGAATCACCACAGGCAGTTTAATTTCTGGATCACGAGCAAATTTAATATCCAGATAGACCtgaaagagaaaacaaacaatGAATGCATGAGGGCTGTTGTGAACTGAGACCTtgacatataaaatatacatacatataacaGTACTGCACAGTGGCCACAGATGTACGGGGTACAGGGGTTGTTACGTATGTTAATGTCGGGTGCCAACccagattgtatccaaaaaaacataaaaccacagctccctaactcactgcagaattaaatgtgcacctcaactccaAAACTGTTGGTCGgaagctccacagggtcaatgtacacggccaggctgctatagccaaacctttggtcactcatgccaatgccaaacgtcgGTTTCAATGGTGACCGCAGCAAAAATCTTggggacaatgtgaaacatgtattgttctctgatgagtccaccttcactttcccacatccgggagagttaCATTGTGGAGAAGCCCAAAAAAAGTGTatcacccagactgttgcatgtccagagtgaagcatgagggtggatcagtgatggtttgggctgcaatatcatggcattccctaggcccaatacttatGCTAGATAggcgcgtcactgccaaggactacctaaccattctggaggaccatttGCACCCAGtaattcaaacattgtatcctgcaGGCAGTgtcgtgtatcaggatgataatgcaccaatacacacagcaaggcTGGTGACAGAGTGCTTTGATGAACataaaagtgaagttgaacatctcgcATCTGAAGCTGAACatctctggccactgtgcaggactgtCATTCCCAAGGAGAATTGATGCTGTTTTGGAGGCCCTACACCCTACTAATAAATGATTGTGTCTAAAACCAGGCATTTCAGTTTAATTGTCCAACTGCTTAATTAAATATACTCATGTTTCCAACTGCACATCAAATTAACACGGTAAATGAAAGAACTAATACAGCTGATGTTAGCTGAATCTACAGTCTATATCTCTATGAATACTGATTTCATAAGCAGCCTACCATAAGTCTGTACTCCACTTTGAGAACCTTGCAGTTGAGGATGGAAAGACATGTGTCTGCTGGGATGTTCAACACTTTGGTCACAGACTGCTCCGTTGATGGATCAATGGGATCGCTTTTCTCTTTCAGGAGCTCTTTAGTGCGCACCGTTCTTTTCTTTGAGGCAATGAAGCTCTGTTTCTGGTATAAAATGAACTTAGGTTTGACTGAACGAGATGAATTGTTTATGACATCTAACTTCACCATGATTTGCTCACCTGTAAATGAACAAAGTTTTTgttgattagaaataaaatgttgatactgtatgttacataCAGAAACGTTagtactggtactgtatattacgATGTGTATTCATTTTGTAAAAATGAGTGCAGATGCAAAAGAGTAAATAACTGAGCAATTCAAAAGCCTTGGCTGATAAGAGAACTTAACTTTTAAGTCAGTATTActggagagcctgaaaaaacTTCAAAGAAAAACACTTATACACTGTACTGGATGAAGATCAAATATAGATTGCAAGGATGGCTGTAGAACTAATGTCTTACAGTCTTGGGAAAGTTTCTGTATtgacttagattttttttggcatttgcagcttgtcttgtgttttttttttttttgacaagtttatcaaaaatatatattgtttctaGAAAATATAACTTtgaaatgtttcagatcatctcATCATCTTAACTCAGTTAAGAACACAGAAGCATGACTGAAATTGGCGAAACTggatctgaacaaaccacatgACTTCTGAAACAATGTCCTATGGCCAGTTGAGACCAAAGTTGAAGTAgtgactcactcacttactcattgtctataccgccttatcctgtattcagggagGAGGActggagccgatcccaggagacttagggcacaaggcgaggtacaggtgccaatccatcgcagggcacacacactcacacactacgggtaacTTAGGAataccaattttttatttaaaaaataataataataattttagcagAAACACGTCAAACCAAATGCCAAGCACAGCAGTGGAGAGGTGAGATTTaggcttgttttgcagccaaaggacctgggcaccttgcagtcattgagcTGACCATAAAGTCTCTCCAacaatgtgagagactgattATGTCGTACAGGAAATGTTGCTGCTAAAGGTAGATCTACTAGCTATTGAATCATgagggtacttagtattgcccacgcTTAGTATACTATTACTACAATTGCATATGATATTGACTTTCCTTTAATAGGAGAATTCCTAGAGACTAAGGCCCCTTTATACCTCATGTTGTATAGTCCTGGTCTTGAAATTGTCTTGCAAATGTGCTTGTAATGCGATGCGAGTTTCAAAGTGAGTTTCCccattaaaaaataacagaaactcaaaaatattcatataaaaatgatcaatagaaaaatgaagtgaaaaataaaacaaattatgctgcactttacttttgaaaagaatcgtagCTGTTGTGAAGGATATGGGagagaggtggaggaggaggggtTATTGTAAGGTGACGttgcactgctacagcctttttaacctttttcttctttctcttcttgttgtgatcagttgtgatcacgtgatgctcagcAGACAAAGCATATACATACTGCTCATAGTGCAAAACcttgctcgtttatcaagttaaaatttatttttaacaattttgcgGTTTGAAAACCACTTGCAGACCTAGTTACTCACAATCTAAGGTTTTAGGGTATTTTAGGATTCCACAACATGATATAAGATGCAGTAGGAAATCTCTATATGGACAATCACAACAGATGATGACCCGTGACACTGTAAggttataaacattaaaaatctaTAACCATGCTGATATGGTCTTACCTAAGAGGAAGCCCATCTTCTCTATACGGGCATCCATTGACACTCTCCCAGATGCGGGGAACATcatctttttctctttattccTATACTGAGgcgtctaaaaaaaaaaggatgtcatATAAACTTCACAATCAACACGGAGATTGTTTTATAACTTACAAAAGGTTCCTACCATCAGGTCTGGTATAGACATGTCTCCTCGGGGAATATAGTTGAAATacgttttggttttttttgccATTACCAATGACCTGCACAATTTGGCTTCTAAAAAGTAAACCACTTTTCCATGGTAGCCTTTGAAGGATGCAGGCATGTTTCTGTAAGAAAAAAGCAAGGAAAAGCAAACCTGTTTAAAAATTGATTGACTACAAAACACATACAATTTACCAAACTAGTACTCACTGATGGGGAATTTGAAAGATGAAGGGGTATACATGGACTCCAGGATCAACAGTTCTTGGGTCTAATGAGGAAAAGGCATTGTACTGTATTACATCTTCCTTCTAATGATAAATAGGCAcatctattattatttacatttattactacaatttaataataataatagtaataataataatagtagtaataataatataattgaatAATAGGAGAAGAGAATACTAAAAAGTAACAGTTTACAggttttatgtaaaacatgcaattaaaacatattttcacTATCTTTAACTTACAGCATTGCCCAGAGTCATTTGTTAACAGTGAGTATCCATCTtgacctgcaaaaaaaaaatcaacttgtaGAAGAGAAATCTGTCTGTGGCATTtctctgtgggaactgtacacagaaTCATTCACAAACTGGATgggttaaacattttaaagaagcctgtgaaaaacttgaaaaaaatgattgtgtgtggagacacacacaatcattcaccaacaccactcgcacattacaggagttcctgggaggccagtgtttcagacatgaagtaggcagtccgatcatggctccagcgtactgagaaaacgttctgtcttaatggtatccaagcactagtgaaacactcggataagtgcattagtgtagcaggaggttatatagagaaataaatggagttttactctcataaatgtgttctgttattctaaagtcccagtttgacttgaacaccttttAATATTGATTAAAATAGTTATATTAACTAACTTATAGATTTAACTaagttaatattttgtattgtaGATAGTGTCAAAAATTATTGTGTATGCATAggacaataaaatgctttttggtGACTGCAGCAGTATGATGTCTACATACGTATGATGTAGACAtgattttacaattttgttCAATAATATGCATGATCTGTAAGTATTTGCAGCCACCTTTCAAACAGCTCTCCTATGTGGACTCTTCTttgattaaaaagtgtttgcagGATCTGTTACTGTTTGCTTCCATCTCTTTCTTTCAACTCGGCGTCAGCCATGTTTGTCCTACATATCTCATAATAATCCCAAATCATGTGACTACATACACCTTTCGGAAACGTATAATTATTAcctgtaatttatttttggaGGGATTTGACATGATATAAAGTTTGAACAACTAGataaacattttcattctttaaacatttgaaaatgatttatacattttattgtgATTTATGATAAAATCGTAACCCAGATACTCGTTGcaattgagaaaaaaatgtgtggaaTGTTATCTCAGATCGGCTCCTCTTACTAGTGACCGGACCAGTTATACTTATTTTTCACTCACGTTCCACCCTGCAACAATCGCAGGTAAACAGAAACTAGAAACAGCAAGAAGCATTCTGTGCAAATTATTGAACCATACCTAATGCTAGACATTACGGCTAGGTTTGTAAAACAGTTGATGTGTTACCTTGTTTCTTCTGTCCTAGAATAAAGTACTGAATTGTTTTAAAGTATGTTTCTTTATCGTAATAAACAACTACGTTGTCTTCACCATGATTTTCAGTCCACAGCACCGATGCTTTCCCTTTGGCTTTAATCAACAGACTTTCAATACGAGTTTTCTTCGCCACCTCCAAAGTTACTCTTCCTGAGATGTAGTCTCCATTGCTAAATTTGTTGCTTTCATTTAAAGGATCAAATGTCACTGACAGATTCTTCACGCTACAAGCCATAGTTTTCAGTCCAGCTCAAATGTAGTGGTAACGCTGTGCACGGTGTTTGCTCCAGCTGCAACCATTACGTCATCCCTCCTGGTATTACTACAGTGCAGTGACGTTCACGGATCCTTCTGACTCCACCTCCAACTCACTCTCAGATTGTTTTTTCTATGTCTTaacttgtgtaaatatttttaatagtgtAATAGTTTTTCTGCACAATGAAGATGTTATGTCATATTGACACATATATATGTTGTATGAAtaaaacccaaaaatattcatataaaaattattaatacaaaatataaagtagaaataaaacaaatataccCGCACTTTACTGTTGTAAAGAATCATGGCTGAAGTAAGAGGAGGGGGGGAGGgcgggggctactgtgtaggacgactatctcacacacacgtgGGAAACTTCTTTagcaaggaacctctctaatgacacttgctttttaCCTGCTTTTGAGGATTTTGCGGAAATGTGACACTGCATTGTCGTTAAAGAGATTCATCTCCCACACTACtccacttggacacaaaatgcTTTACGCACAAGCACACGCGTAGTTACAATGTTATAATCAACAGTACATGCGCACGGATGTTGGAGAGGATTACCCATAATCCTGCAGTgcgaaagaaaaaagaagcatTGGCCAAGttttgatcatgtgacgctcggcggaCAAAGCGTATGCGTACcacttgtatatcaagaccTGTCTGGTTTATTaagataaaatttattaaaaaatttttggtcttcttgcaaaatgctcacagaccaagttactcacaatctaaggttccactgtgtatataatgtgtgtgtgggtgtgtatatacactagGTTTTTATGGTGTTTCACATGTTCCTtgagtttttttaaatgcattgacAAAACCATTCATGCAAGAACTTCTCCATGACttgaaataacaactgactgttgttgctgTAACGTAATAACCTAATGcaatatgtattattttaaacaatattctagataaataaataaatccaacctTGTGTTGCAACAAttatatttttcaatttttacaAGATTCATTAAAACACAATCATCTGACGGACATGTTGATGTGTAcatgtattctttttttgtttaaaagtcgatttattttttataactgtatactgtaactTTATAACTAATATAGTAATACTATtactttatatgttttttttttgtagcacatTTCGAAAGGTATTAAGTTTCGACCTAAGACAGGTTCTCATGAGATGACTTTTACAGGGCTTTACCTTCACAGGCGTAGCCATCGTTGATATAACTACAGTACTATCCTATGTAAACAACTCAAAGGTAATATTGTGACAGCTTTACTTTGCCATAAATTTATCACTTCGAGCTTTGTCTAATATCTGGACTTTGTGCTCAGCTGAACATGTTAACTAAGTCAGTATTTTAATTTATGCCTATTTTTTCTGAGAGACCTTAACACATACTTTGGGAGTTGCTGAAATGAATATATGATCTATATATCAATAATAGTTTAATGTAATGAGCTGTAATATATTTGATAGAATAAATATTATGCACAATTCGTATTTAaggtttatttccatttttgtagttctgtttttttcccttctggGCTTTAAATGGTGTTCTGTTATTCCTCTCTTATGTAGCTATAATTAATGTTAGATAGCCTGTTTTTTACTACATAGGAACCTGAAGCTTGCGCAGCTCTGATAAGCAAACCCTCAGAGTCTGTCCTTATCCAGTTTTTTATACAGATGGTGGTAGTAAACCGGCATGTTTTTCCTAGCTCTCCAGTTGGTTGCAGATTGCAAGTGAAGGACTGGTTCGTGTCAAATTCTTAATTTGATTACTGATTAGAAACACAGACGCAAATCCTATCTGTCTGATTTTATAATCTAGTGTTAGGTCTATTCAACAGACTACAACCAGGACTGAAACCAGCACAGCGGAACCAAAATAATGGAAAACCACAATGGcagcaaaattttttttacatgtacagcagttatattattgaaatattaagtgcaagataaaaaaaaaaaaaacagaactaataAATATGGTCTGTCTAtatgttaaattattaatttcagCAGGGCTCAAACCTGGATCAACAACCTAGATACAGCCTTAgctgcctgagccaccactgccgtatctactgtatttgtctaatatattttgaatttgatctttttttaatgaaaaaatatatatacagtatatattttttttcatttttcatatatatatatatatatatatatatatatatatatatatacagtgaaccTTGGATTGCGGGTAACACGGTTTTCgggtgttccgcaagatgagcaaagatttttaataaattttgacttggaaaacaaacaagtcttggtttacaagtacagagtgcacgtaaaacatattttattttgtgtctgtatgcgagtgtgtacagcgtgcgtaatgaataaagcaaaagcaagtctcattagagaggttacaCCGTGTACACCgtgccacacaaacacacacacacacagacccctcctacttttgccttcacagacacacaaagacacacaacaAAGGGGAGAGggaagcttactttagattcacacacacacagcgcctgcgtgcacgaacggaaatacttatctgtcgggatttaattttactttttttttaaggttaagtgcaggtcaatttgttttatttttatttaaatatatatatatttataatatatggctatatatatatatatatatatatagacatattTTGTGCCTGACTCTGTATATGCATTTATGTCTATTatttgaagaagaagaatacGTTCAGTCAAAACTTCTTtcaacattataaaacaatactgaaggcgtccaaaatatgtaataatctcctttgaacagttgatattgagatgtgtcttcTACTTACTGTATGCTCTGTAACGTCTTCATAACGACTGTAATCTGacatgctgttaattggtgatttcagaggctggtgactctaaatgaactcctcctctgcagcagagctaagttttggtcctgctttcctgggatggtcttcatgagacaGTGTCAttaaggtgcttgatgggttttgcaaatgcacttgacaaaatactgttcttgcaaggacTTTTTCACTATTTCAGAAAGACTGACctctgtgtttttaaataagaacTGACTGTTgaagttgttgctgttgttgttgttacataactACCTAATTACCTAAGTGTTATTCCATAGTTtggaaatccccagtattgatTAGGAAAGAATTaatcacaaacaaaaacaaataaatttgcaaGTAATTCCAAACTTTTAAgcggtagtgtgtgtatatattcaattattcatatactgtgtgtgtatctatttctgttatatatatatatatatatatatatatatatatatattacagaaaTGTATTCTATGTattacagaaatatatatatatatatatatatatatatatatagatagagagagagagagagagagagagagagagagagattacagaaatagatacacacacaatatatagaaaaaatatatttctgtaatatatatatatatatatatatatatatatatatatatatatatatgtatatatatattatacacacaatatatgaataaaacaagaaaacactGGGTTAAAAGAAATTCTGTAGACCAACCCAGTGTTTTCTTGTTATGTAGAATAAacgaaatattttttttaaatacattcttaAACATAAATGTAACTTGGAAAGACTTTGAACTCCTGTCTAATGTAGCTTATGTAAAGTCTTACAATTAGGTCACGTGGTACCTTTCGTGTTCTGTTCCTCAATGAAGTActgaattgttttaaagcacGTTTCTTTATCGTAATACACAACCGTGCTGTATTTGCCGTAATTTTCAGTCCACATCACAGACGCTTTCCCTTTGGCTTTAATCAACAGACTCTCAATGCGAGTTTTCTTCGCCACCTCCAGAGTTACTCTTCCGGAGATGTAGTCTCCATTGCCAAAAGTGTTGCTTTCATTTAAAGGATCAAATGTCACTGACAGATTCTTCACGCTAGAAACCGCAGTTAAATCCATTCAGATGAAAGACTTTTCGTTTAACTAACTATATCACCCTGTCAAGACTGCTGCAGGTTACAAATACAGAGATTTTACAGCTTGTGTCGACTTCACCTGCGTCCCAAATAATGGTCTATTTCCTGTACAAGCGCACTACCAAGGGAATAATCCAATGGCTGTTACACCCGTGGTAATGCAGGACATGGCCTCTAGGGAGCCAGTGCTTAGGGCCCTGCTGTGCAATATAGTAATTTGCGTCAAAAAGTGGGAGGAGTGGTGAGTGAAGCTCATTTGGATAGTCTTTGTGTAGATAGTCATGGCTTACAGATCTGCCTACATCAATGGAAGGAAGACTACAGGAATGGAATAGATCAAAaatggaacaaaacaaaaaatattaagattaatataaaaattaaacaaaaatgtaattaggTTATTAAGTAACAATGATAATATTAACAACAATTATATACCTAAACAACACCTTTAAACTGACAGCTTTAATGCCGGAAAGTGTCAGGAATCCATTAGGAAAGCAAAGTTACATAATT encodes:
- the LOC128508955 gene encoding arrestin domain-containing protein 3-like isoform X2; amino-acid sequence: MACSVKNLSVTFDPLNESNKFSNGDYISGRVTLEVAKKTRIESLLIKAKGKASVLWTENHGEDNVVVYYDKETYFKTIQYFILGQKKQGQDGYSLLTNDSGQCYPRTVDPGVHVYPFIFQIPHQNMPASFKGYHGKVVYFLEAKLCRSLVMAKKTKTYFNYIPRGDMSIPDLMTPQYRNKEKKMMFPASGRVSMDARIEKMGFLLGEQIMVKLDVINNSSRSVKPKFILYQKQSFIASKKRTVRTKELLKEKSDPIDPSTEQSVTKVLNIPADTCLSILNCKVLKVEYRLMVYLDIKFARDPEIKLPVVILPVSVSEEEKDLAKPDLGIGFESWTSKQADLFNSDP
- the LOC128508955 gene encoding arrestin domain-containing protein 3-like isoform X1; translation: MDLTAVSSVKNLSVTFDPLNESNTFGNGDYISGRVTLEVAKKTRIESLLIKAKGKASVMWTENYGKYSTVVYYDKETCFKTIQYFIEEQNTKGQDGYSLLTNDSGQCYPRTVDPGVHVYPFIFQIPHQNMPASFKGYHGKVVYFLEAKLCRSLVMAKKTKTYFNYIPRGDMSIPDLMTPQYRNKEKKMMFPASGRVSMDARIEKMGFLLGEQIMVKLDVINNSSRSVKPKFILYQKQSFIASKKRTVRTKELLKEKSDPIDPSTEQSVTKVLNIPADTCLSILNCKVLKVEYRLMVYLDIKFARDPEIKLPVVILPVSVSEEEKDLAKPDLGIGFESWTSKQADLFNSDP